A section of the Pogoniulus pusillus isolate bPogPus1 chromosome 3, bPogPus1.pri, whole genome shotgun sequence genome encodes:
- the GTF3A gene encoding transcription factor IIIA isoform X1 — protein sequence MSLTAQQWTAGQAGPPPPPHTETQEQPPSLPAAARCRLQHPLGRACARMAPPTPPAGGGTGGGRGQFPLGSAFLSVRMAGEQAEGSAQEGGGGGSALPARPFICSFPDCDASFNKAWRLDAHLCRHTGERPYVCEYEGCGKGFTRDFHRVRHLLTHTGEKPFKCTADGCNQTFGTKSNLKKHIGRKHENQQKQYVCDFEGCNESFRKHQQLKAHQCRHTNELPFKCSNEGCGKYFSTPSRLKRHEKVHEGYACKKENCSYIGKTWTELLKHNKESHTELVCSECNKTFKRKDYLRQHQKTHAVEREVWRCPREGCERTYTTAFNLQSHIVSFHEEKKPFHCDYSGCGKVFAMKQSLARHAVVHDPEKRKLNLKAKRSRPKRSLASRLSGYIPPKKQAGRDVVVTENKTMDNPRENEIPTVEILTLQ from the exons ATGTccctcacagcccagcagtgGACGGCTGGCCAGGCAGGACCGCCGCCTCCGCCCCACACTGAGACCCAAGAGCAGCCTCCGAGCCTCCCGGCCGCGGCTCGCTGCCGGCTCCAACACCCGCTAGGACGCGCATGCGCCCGCATGGCTCCCCCCACGCCCCCGGCTGGCGGGGGGACGGGCGGCGGTAGGGGACAGTTCCCGCTGGGGAGCGCTTTCCTGTCTGTCCGcatggctggggagcaggcGGAAGGGAGCGCGCAggagggcggcggcggcgggagtgCGCTCCCGGCCCGCCCTTTCATTTGCTCTTTCCCCGACTGCGACGCCAGCTTCAACAAGGCCTGGAGACTCGACGCGCATCTCTGCCGGCACACGGGCGAG AGGCCTTATGTTTGCGAATACGAAGGCTGTGGTAAAGGTTTCACGAGAGATTTCCACCGTGTTCGGCACCTCCTTACGCATACTGGGGAAAAACCCTTCAA GTGCACAGCTGATGGATGCAATCAGACGTTTGGAACAAAATCAAACTTAAAGAAACACATTGGGCGAAAGCATGAAAATCAGCAAAAGCAGTATGTG TGTGACTTTGAAGGCTGTAACGAGTCTTTCAGGAAACATCAACAACTTAAAGCTCATCAGTGTCGTCACACCAATGAACTTCCCTTCAA ATGTAGTAATGAAGGATGTGGAAAATACTTCTCTACTCCAAGTCGGCTAAAGCGGCATGAGAAGGTACACGAAG GCTATGCATGCAAGAAAGAAAACTGCTCATATATtggaaaaacatggacagaGCTTCTGAAGCATAATAAAGAAAGTCACACAG AGCTTGTTTGCAGTGAGTGTAACAAAACTTTCAAAAGGAAAGATTACCTCAGGCAGCATCAAAAAACAcatgctgtggagagggaggTCTGGCGATGCCCAAGAGAAGGATGTGAGAGAACTTACACAACTGCATTTAACCTTCAAAGCCACATCGTATCTTTTCATGAGGAGAAAAAACCATTCCATTGTGATTATTCAGGCTGTGGAAAAGTGTTTGCAATGAAG CAGAGCCTAGCAAGGCACGCCGTTGTACATGATCctgaaaagagaaagctgaactTGAAG gcaaagcgTTCTCGTCCTAAAAGGAGCTTAGCATCCCGTCTGAGCGGCTACATTCCTCCTAaaaagcaggcaggaagggatGTGGTTGTGACAGAAAACAAGACAATGGATAATCCCAGGGAAAACGAAATACCAACTGTTGAAATTCTGACTCTGCAGTAA
- the GTF3A gene encoding transcription factor IIIA isoform X2: MSLTAQQWTAGQAGPPPPPHTETQEQPPSLPAAARCRLQHPLGRACARMAPPTPPAGGGTGGGRGQFPLGSAFLSVRMAGEQAEGSAQEGGGGGSALPARPFICSFPDCDASFNKAWRLDAHLCRHTGERPYVCEYEGCGKGFTRDFHRVRHLLTHTGEKPFKCTADGCNQTFGTKSNLKKHIGRKHENQQKQYVCDFEGCNESFRKHQQLKAHQCRHTNELPFKCSNEGCGKYFSTPSRLKRHEKVHEGYACKKENCSYIGKTWTELLKHNKESHTELVCSECNKTFKRKDYLRQHQKTHAVEREVWRCPREGCERTYTTAFNLQSHIVSFHEEKKPFHCDYSGCGKVFAMKSLARHAVVHDPEKRKLNLKAKRSRPKRSLASRLSGYIPPKKQAGRDVVVTENKTMDNPRENEIPTVEILTLQ, translated from the exons ATGTccctcacagcccagcagtgGACGGCTGGCCAGGCAGGACCGCCGCCTCCGCCCCACACTGAGACCCAAGAGCAGCCTCCGAGCCTCCCGGCCGCGGCTCGCTGCCGGCTCCAACACCCGCTAGGACGCGCATGCGCCCGCATGGCTCCCCCCACGCCCCCGGCTGGCGGGGGGACGGGCGGCGGTAGGGGACAGTTCCCGCTGGGGAGCGCTTTCCTGTCTGTCCGcatggctggggagcaggcGGAAGGGAGCGCGCAggagggcggcggcggcgggagtgCGCTCCCGGCCCGCCCTTTCATTTGCTCTTTCCCCGACTGCGACGCCAGCTTCAACAAGGCCTGGAGACTCGACGCGCATCTCTGCCGGCACACGGGCGAG AGGCCTTATGTTTGCGAATACGAAGGCTGTGGTAAAGGTTTCACGAGAGATTTCCACCGTGTTCGGCACCTCCTTACGCATACTGGGGAAAAACCCTTCAA GTGCACAGCTGATGGATGCAATCAGACGTTTGGAACAAAATCAAACTTAAAGAAACACATTGGGCGAAAGCATGAAAATCAGCAAAAGCAGTATGTG TGTGACTTTGAAGGCTGTAACGAGTCTTTCAGGAAACATCAACAACTTAAAGCTCATCAGTGTCGTCACACCAATGAACTTCCCTTCAA ATGTAGTAATGAAGGATGTGGAAAATACTTCTCTACTCCAAGTCGGCTAAAGCGGCATGAGAAGGTACACGAAG GCTATGCATGCAAGAAAGAAAACTGCTCATATATtggaaaaacatggacagaGCTTCTGAAGCATAATAAAGAAAGTCACACAG AGCTTGTTTGCAGTGAGTGTAACAAAACTTTCAAAAGGAAAGATTACCTCAGGCAGCATCAAAAAACAcatgctgtggagagggaggTCTGGCGATGCCCAAGAGAAGGATGTGAGAGAACTTACACAACTGCATTTAACCTTCAAAGCCACATCGTATCTTTTCATGAGGAGAAAAAACCATTCCATTGTGATTATTCAGGCTGTGGAAAAGTGTTTGCAATGAAG AGCCTAGCAAGGCACGCCGTTGTACATGATCctgaaaagagaaagctgaactTGAAG gcaaagcgTTCTCGTCCTAAAAGGAGCTTAGCATCCCGTCTGAGCGGCTACATTCCTCCTAaaaagcaggcaggaagggatGTGGTTGTGACAGAAAACAAGACAATGGATAATCCCAGGGAAAACGAAATACCAACTGTTGAAATTCTGACTCTGCAGTAA
- the MTIF3 gene encoding translation initiation factor IF-3, mitochondrial, with product MTAIGMMKLLCHTTRSENRYVKRFFGTLLTQTPQKRAISPFWMVVPDPRKSSLFGLTQAFCTAEKSQMSPKTKTQFGSVGRKIPHRIVHVINQDGESLGHMHRAEALQLMDQHNLKLVLLRENAEPPVYRLMTGQQIHEEQLKRAEKKKASPKPGVVQKELSFSSTIAKNDFETKTKQIAQWIEKKYHVKVTIRQAKDSKTDVSLLFDQMLETVSEKATYLSKPKVTREGVSTCILRHMSDKELKAYQKMDKQKNSTEEKNASEDPKSNDLNQ from the exons ATGACTGCCATTGGCATGATGAAACTTTTATGTCACACAACCAGAAGTGAGAACAGGTATGTGAAAAGATTCTTTGGCACTCTTCTGACGCAAACGCCACAAAAGAGGGCCATTTCTCCATTCTGGATGGTGGTACCTGACCCTAGAAAGTCATCTTTGTTTGGACTTACTCAAGCATTTTGTACAGCTGAAAAATCTCAAATGtcaccaaaaaccaaaacacagttTGGAAGTGTTGGACGAAAAATTCCCCATCGGATTGTGCATGTCATCAACCAGGACGGAGAGAGCTTAGGACACATGCACCGAGCAGAGGCACTCCAACTTATGGATCAGCATAACCTGAAACTAGTTCTTCTTCGTGAGAATGCAGAACCTCCTGTATACAGACTCATGACTGGGCAGCAGATTCACGAAGAACAGCTTAAACgtgcagagaagaaaaaggcaagTCCAAAACCAG GGGTAGTTCAGAAGGAGTTATCCTTTTCTTCAACTATTGCCAAGAATGACTTTGAGACCAAGACTAAACAGATAGCACAGTGGATTGAAAAGAAATACCATGTGAAAGTTACCATCCGGCAAGCAAAAGATAGCAAGACAGATGTG TCCCTGCTTTTTGATCAAATGTTGGAAACTGTATCTGAGAAAGCCACTTACCTTTCCAAGCCAAAAGTTACTAGAGAAGGAGTAAGTACCTGTATTTTGAGACACATGTCTGACAAAGAGTTGAAAGCATACCAGAAAATGGATAAACAGAAGAAcagcacagaagagaaaaatgcaAGTGAAGACCCAAAGTCAAATGATTTGAATCAGTGA